From Tiliqua scincoides isolate rTilSci1 chromosome 2, rTilSci1.hap2, whole genome shotgun sequence, the proteins below share one genomic window:
- the LOC136640491 gene encoding DLA class II histocompatibility antigen, DR-1 beta chain-like isoform X2, with product MGPALGIGVQLAVMLVGVFPPELQSMRPPEHFVCQARAECYFPDGPGAGAYFLKRYFWGRQEILRFDSRHGTFQAVTELGQPTARTLNRDPVQLDQMKAEVDRFCRHNFEMDIPFVSARKLKPQLQITPTDIDSSSHHTLLVCTVASFFPGKINVRWLRNGQEEDESRVVSTKLIRNGDWTFSIQVMLEAQPERGDIYACRVEHASLPAPTSVQWGPAIPSPAALIS from the exons ATGGGGCCTGCTTTGGGCATTGGGGTCCAGCTGGCGGTGATGCTGGTGGGGGTCTTTCCCCCTGAGCTGCAGAGCATGAGGCCTCCAG AGCACTTCGTGTGCCAGGCGAGGGCCGAGTGCTACTTCCCCGACGGGCCGGGCGCGGGCGCCTACTTCCTCAAGAGGTACTTCTGGGGCCGCCAGGAGATCCTGCGCTTCGACAGCCGCCACGGCACCTTCCAGGCCGTCACCGAGCTGGGCCAGCCCACAGCCCGCACCTTGAACCGCGACCCGGTCCAGCTGGACCAGATGAAGGCCGAGGTGGACCGCTTCTGCCGGCACAACTTCGAGATGGACATCCCCTTCGTCTCCGCCAGGAAGC tgaagccCCAACTGCAGATCACCCCCACGGACATAgactcctcctcccaccacactcTGCTGGTTTGCACTGTGGCCAGCTTCTTCCCTGGAAAGATTAACGTCCGGTGGCTACGgaacgggcaggaggaggatgagaGCAGAGTGGTGTCCACAAAGCTGATCCGGAACGGGGACTGGACCTTCTCCATCCAAGTGATGCTGGAGGCGCAGCCGGAACGCGGAGACATCTACGCCTGCCGGGTAGAGCACGCCAGCCTCCCGGCCCCCACCAGCGTCCAGTGGG ggcCTGCAATCCCTTCACCTGCAG cactCATCAGTTAA
- the LOC136640491 gene encoding H-2 class II histocompatibility antigen, E-S beta chain-like isoform X1, with amino-acid sequence MGPALGIGVQLAVMLVGVFPPELQSMRPPEHFVCQARAECYFPDGPGAGAYFLKRYFWGRQEILRFDSRHGTFQAVTELGQPTARTLNRDPVQLDQMKAEVDRFCRHNFEMDIPFVSARKLKPQLQITPTDIDSSSHHTLLVCTVASFFPGKINVRWLRNGQEEDESRVVSTKLIRNGDWTFSIQVMLEAQPERGDIYACRVEHASLPAPTSVQWEPQSDSARSKMWTGVVGLLLGLVFVVPGLALCLMKKKGPAIPSPAALIS; translated from the exons ATGGGGCCTGCTTTGGGCATTGGGGTCCAGCTGGCGGTGATGCTGGTGGGGGTCTTTCCCCCTGAGCTGCAGAGCATGAGGCCTCCAG AGCACTTCGTGTGCCAGGCGAGGGCCGAGTGCTACTTCCCCGACGGGCCGGGCGCGGGCGCCTACTTCCTCAAGAGGTACTTCTGGGGCCGCCAGGAGATCCTGCGCTTCGACAGCCGCCACGGCACCTTCCAGGCCGTCACCGAGCTGGGCCAGCCCACAGCCCGCACCTTGAACCGCGACCCGGTCCAGCTGGACCAGATGAAGGCCGAGGTGGACCGCTTCTGCCGGCACAACTTCGAGATGGACATCCCCTTCGTCTCCGCCAGGAAGC tgaagccCCAACTGCAGATCACCCCCACGGACATAgactcctcctcccaccacactcTGCTGGTTTGCACTGTGGCCAGCTTCTTCCCTGGAAAGATTAACGTCCGGTGGCTACGgaacgggcaggaggaggatgagaGCAGAGTGGTGTCCACAAAGCTGATCCGGAACGGGGACTGGACCTTCTCCATCCAAGTGATGCTGGAGGCGCAGCCGGAACGCGGAGACATCTACGCCTGCCGGGTAGAGCACGCCAGCCTCCCGGCCCCCACCAGCGTCCAGTGGG AGCCACAGTCGGACTCCGCCCGGAGCAAGATGTGGACAGGGGTTGTGGGGCTCCTTTTGGGCCTGGTCTTCGTGGTGCCTGGACTGGCTCTGTGCCTGATGAAGAAGAAAG ggcCTGCAATCCCTTCACCTGCAG cactCATCAGTTAA